GCATGTAGCTGGATTTGAACCAGGGGACAACTTCCTTGATGTGATGAATGTTCACCAGGAAGGAGCGGTGGGGGCGCCAGAAGGCGTCGGAATCGAGGGCTTCGTCGAGCTCTTCGAGGGTGCGGTAGTTGGAGGTGCCCTCGACGTCGCGGCCGGCGACGGTGATGAGGCCGTCCTCGATGCCGGCATAGATGACGTCTTCGGAATCGACGAGCAGAAGGCGCTGCTGGGACTTGACCAGGAGCTTCACGGGCTGCGCAGCCTGCTTGCCCGCCCCCAGCTGGCTGACCAGCTGCTCGAGGCGCTCCGTGGGGCTGGAATGGGTCTCCACCGCCCGGCGCGCGCGCTGCACGGCCCTGGCGATGCGGCCCTTGTCGAAGGGCTTGAGGATGTAGTCCACGGCGTTGACTTCGAAGGCCTGCACCGCGTAGTTGTCGAAGGCGGTGGCGAAGACGATGTGCGGAACCTTGATTTTGCGCTCGACGAGCTTCTTGAGCACGCCGAAGCCGTCGAGTCCGGGCATCTGCACGTCCAGAAAGACCAGATCCGGGGCGTGCTCCTTGATCAGGGAGACGGCTTCCAGTCCGTTTTTTCCCTGCCCGATGACATTGATCTCGGGAAAACCTTTGAGCAGGAAGGCCAGCTCTTCCCGCGCGGGCTTTTCGTCATCCACGATGAGAGTGTTGATGGGCATTTGCGTGCCGCGGCAAGTATAGGCGCAGGGCGCGCAAGCTGGCAATTGCCTGCCGGTAGCACAGAGGGAAGCGTGCGTGTTGTGTTCGCGGCACGACCGAGTAGCACAGGCTGAAGCCTGCGCTATTAGGAGCCCCATCTTTCTGGGTATCATGTCTGTCGGCGGAGGGACCATGGACGCGAAAAGCTTTACCCGCGAAATCGAGACGCATATTCGGCCGGCGACGTTTCCCGTGGCGGTGAAGCTGCTCACGGTGGAGCAGGCGCTGCCGGAGAAAGCCAAGCGGCCGCAACGGGACATGAAGATCCAGATCGCGACCTGCCAGGCCATTGCCATGGCCCGGCGCTATGGCTGGAGCATCGCGCTCGGGGAGGAAGATCTTAACTGCCCGCTGACGAAGACGGCGTTTGGGTTTGCGCCGCTGACCAAGCACTACAGCGAAGGCCACTTGGCCTGCGGCATGTACGTGGAGACGCTGGAAGCGGGAGCGCGCAGCGAAGCCGCCACGGACACGCTGCCGCAAGGAAAATACAAGCACCTGGTGGTGGCGCCCGCCGCGCGGGCGGAGTTTGCTCCCGACGCACTGATCATCTACGGCAACGCAGCGCAGGTCATGCGCCTGGTCACGGGGGCGCTGTGGAAGCGCGGCGGGGCGCTCACCAGCTCGTTCACCGGGCGCGTGGACTGCTCCGACGAGGTGATCCGTACCATGCTCAGCGGGGACTACCAGGTCATACTCCCCTGTTATGGGGACCGCGTATTCGCGCACACGGAGGATGCGGAGATGGCTTTTTCGCTGCCCGGCGCGAAGATGGCGGAGCTTGTCGCGGGACTCGAGGGCACGCACAAGGGCGGGATCCGCTATCCGATCCCGGGCTTTCTTCGCTATGCGCCGCAGTTTCCCGAACACTACTACGAGCTCGAGCGCATCTGGGCCGCCGGGGAAGGAAAACAGGGATGAAGCACCGCAGCGGCTATCTGCAGAG
This sequence is a window from Terriglobia bacterium. Protein-coding genes within it:
- a CDS encoding LytTR family DNA-binding domain-containing protein; amino-acid sequence: MPINTLIVDDEKPAREELAFLLKGFPEINVIGQGKNGLEAVSLIKEHAPDLVFLDVQMPGLDGFGVLKKLVERKIKVPHIVFATAFDNYAVQAFEVNAVDYILKPFDKGRIARAVQRARRAVETHSSPTERLEQLVSQLGAGKQAAQPVKLLVKSQQRLLLVDSEDVIYAGIEDGLITVAGRDVEGTSNYRTLEELDEALDSDAFWRPHRSFLVNIHHIKEVVPWFKSSYMLKMSDKKQTEIPVSRAQTKRLRELFKL
- a CDS encoding DUF169 domain-containing protein, coding for MDAKSFTREIETHIRPATFPVAVKLLTVEQALPEKAKRPQRDMKIQIATCQAIAMARRYGWSIALGEEDLNCPLTKTAFGFAPLTKHYSEGHLACGMYVETLEAGARSEAATDTLPQGKYKHLVVAPAARAEFAPDALIIYGNAAQVMRLVTGALWKRGGALTSSFTGRVDCSDEVIRTMLSGDYQVILPCYGDRVFAHTEDAEMAFSLPGAKMAELVAGLEGTHKGGIRYPIPGFLRYAPQFPEHYYELERIWAAGEGKQG